The region CACCAGACTTCCAGAAGAGGACACGAGATCCCTCTGAGAAGACCAAGCAGGCGAAGAGAGCGAAGTTGGGAGAAACATCTGGATCAAGACACCCAATGTCTCTGGTTGGATCTCCTGGTAAGTTTGTATCTCTCCCTCCCTCTGTAAAAATTAAACATGTTGCTTCTTCACTTACTCAATCAAACCCTATATACACAACTGCTGATACTCCTCCCTTAACCACTAGATCCTCTAACCTACCATCCCAAAAATTTAACCTTGCCACCACAACTCTACCTGTTTCAAAAGCAGAAATGCTAAATGAAATCACTTCACCATCTTCATCACCATCTCCACAATCCCCACCTTACTATGACCTCTCATCTGACACTGAACCTTCTAACCCTCACTCCCCAACTCTGGCTCAGATCCAAGAccgtgctctggcctctcaaaAGCCATCACACTCTAAccctgaacctgaagtcacttccCCACTTCCAAAAAAACCCAAACACAACCACCTCTGAACCTCCACCATTAGAACCAATCCACTCTGACTCACAACCATCTGACCCACCACACTCTGAAATACCCCAACCCATTACCTCCGCTGACCCAACAACTCCCACACTTAACCTAAGTGCCCCCACCTCACCCTCTCAAGCCTCTGCCAATGAACAAGAAACCACCCTTCTGACCCTTGAAGAAGCAATTATggtttttgcagagtcttcagttgAAAAGGTTAAGTCTCTGgccatcaactctggcatcagtgatgatccctccgctgtaaggactcactggaacagagtgataagttggatgacctatgaagccttcaagctgaaaggcctctctgaacaagtccgcaatgacttcatcagagacgctgaaATCAGACTCCAAGAGCgtctagccagagaagctgaggaaaaGGCAAGAcaggaagctgaagagaaagcgCGCCAAGAAGAACATCAGAgaatcagagaagctgaagccaaagctcttgctaatgttgctgctgctgaagTTGAGGCAAAAGCCAAAGCTGACGCTGAAGAAGCAGCGCGCCTTGCTAAAGAGTTTGCTGCCAAAGCCAGAAATGATGcactgactcagggggagtcctccaaCTCTGGATTCGTCCCTCTGGTCCTGAAGACCCTCGAAGAGCTGCAAAAAGAACAACAGGTAGTTCGAACCAGACTGGATCAACAAGACTATGTCAATGTaaacattcagaacatgttgtcccagctgctctagaggatgcctccacctccaaacccttaggcacctaggataATTCTGCTTGTTACTTTCTATGATTTGCTTGTTGCCTTCTTTGCTTCGATGTCTGGTTCTTGCTTTCTGCTTTCTGGCTTATGTAAATGCTTATCTATTAATATCAACTATtttgctaagtctttttgattctgacaaaagggggagaactaaaacagctctgatgaaaacatatctaactCCCTTCAAAGCACTGCAAAAAATTTCTCTAAAATCAATGACTCAAGGTATGCAGGAAAATAGCTAAAAGCACCAAACcatggaaggtccggtaagaacttctaAACTATCCaagatctaactcagggggaACCCACTTAATATCTGATCTAAGAGTTTCTTTACACGTTTCATCTTTAATCTaaattgttttgtcatcatcaaaaagggggatattgtaagaacaaagctggttctacaatatatctataagattttgatgataacaaaggatgaaaccgaaaatggtactctaacgagatttttctttgtgtgcaggactctgaacatttacgcaggattctgaccatacatcagatacaaaatcacatcagatacaaagtattagatgatcagatgccactcagaaaggaatacatccagaaggttctgattctgatcaacgCAGATACCAGCGCAACAATAAGAAGTCAGAAGCTCCAACAAGACTACTGGATTtagactctgatacttaagaagtctagagcactgagaagctctgatgaagtcagACTTAATCATCCTCTAAAGACTAACTCTGGCACATCAAGACTCTGATGCAGATTCACTAGTCCAGAACGCTTAATTGAAAAGAATCTCAttatggaaagaaagtatttaaAGAAAAGATTAAAGAGGCGGACAAaatggttttagaaagaaacaatataagtaatgacattaattattcttcaatgaccaagattctgtcatcactccaacggtccttcagagctactatataaaggacggatTACTTCTCTAGAGACACACACCTGACACACACAAAAATATCAATCACTTTCTCTCTTCtttttcacgagttgctgctcttacgtgaaaagctttTGCTCTCATTTTTTCTGTAATACTTGCTtgttgttagaagcactttacattatAATTTACTTTTGTTTAaactatttcctcaagtgactctgcgcagtctgaatacttgagagggctaagagattattctcttagactattggttgtgtaatctttcaagattagtggattaagtcctttttgaaggcaaaatcaccttggtcgggtggactggagtagctttgaatttcaagcgaaccagtataaaattctgtgtgttttgaattttgaaaaagcttttatttccaaaacaattcaaacccccccccccccccccctttcttgtttttctcaaccttcagaTGTAGTATCCTTCTAGGACTTGTGAACATTTTTCTATGATTTCTTGCTCATATTGCACTAACTTTACAATTGCAGCAAAATGAAATGCTAAAGAAGAAGGTAAATACTAGACTTGAAAAGAGTTACTCATAAGAAAATGACGCTTATCCTTCTAAAGGAGACTATATTCTAGAATAGAAAGAGGATTCATCAAACACTTATAATCACTCGCACGCAACACTCAAGACTTTCGGTTCCCAAGAACCTTAATGATGATACCTTCGAAAAAAGGTTGAAGTATGGTTAATTAAATGCACAGTTCCTAAAAGAAGCTGAAATGTTTATCCTTCATATGTATTAAAGTGATCAAGGGGTGGTTGGTATCCGAGGCAATATCATCAAACCCCTACCTACCTATACATCAATAAGGGCTTATGGGTAACTGTAATGGGTTGACCACGTCGACCCCGACCAACTGCTAGGAAGGGGTCGCACTCCTTGTAGAATCTTCTTAATACATGAAGGTTATCATCCTAATGATCACAGAAGATCTCAAATGGCAGTGCATTCAACGGCTCTCCAAATATCATGGGTAACAAATTCCTCGATTCCTtacaaattattattattattattattattattattattattattattattattattattattattattattattattattattattattattactatcattattattattattattattgtaataataataataatctataaatttaatttattatatctaataataataataataataataaatataataatagtaataataataataacaataacaataacaataataataataataataataataataataataataataatttgtaAGGAATCGAGGAATTTAAATTGTATGTTGCAACAATGGAACAAAGGTATAGAACGCCCTCGTCTGATCTTATGTTAATAGTCATAACTATTTAACATTAAATTATTAAGAGGATACTTTGTCCGGTTTGATATCAAATCAATGACAAATATTATTTGTAACTTGTAACTTCGTGATAATTTTATTGCAGAAAATTTAGATCTAAAATTGAGATGTCTATTTCAATATGATTTATTGTAGAAAAAAAAATAAGTAACATGGAAAATATATAAAAATTACCAACAAGAATTCTTAcataataatcaaaataaaataaacccaAATGTTTAACATTATTCAATCAAAGAAAATGCAATGACATTAATATCTAAGCCAACAACGACGACCGCAATTTAAAGCCATGTTTCTATGCCTTAGAATAAGAAGAGTAAGCTAAGTGTACCTTCCTGACTTCCTAAAGTAATTTATCAGATTCAACGATTTTGAAACAATACATACATTTATGCATTTACAACATCATCTTCGTTTCCACTTACACCAACTTCTTCAGATAGATTATTAATTTCCTTATGCATTTTATCATGCCCAGAAATATCTTGATAAGATTGAAACACTTCATCACAAATATCACACTTAGATCCAATGGTGTCATTTTCACAAATTTGTGCCTTCTTTTGATAGTATTTCTCTTCGATTTGTTGCCATTCTTTCGCACAAATAACAACTAGGGTTTTAGCAGCTTCCATATCAAAATCATCATATACTAATTGAAATTGTGTACTCTCTTCATTTTCTACAGCCACGTGAAATTGTGAATTCACTCCTCTTTCTCCAACCACACTAAATTGAgtattcttttctttttcttcaaCCACACTGAATTGTCTTCGACTGCGTTTTGATCTTTTTCCAGttggattttttggataaaaCTCAAACACAGTTTTCCTATCAAAGTTTTCCAGGTTATAATAGAAGTTTCTTTTCAAAGATCTAAGATTGTGTATAGAGTTATTTCTTGCATTGACAATTGATAAGGAAGATGTGGTGATAAAGTGACTTGGATGTTGGATTGACTCTACTGAATATTCAGGTACTTGGCTATTTAATGGGGGTTTTGGAGGGATTGGTAATTTGGAATAGTGAGACTTTATGTGGCCTCCCAAAGCCTTCCCATTAGAAAAGAACCTATTACAAATGGTGCATACTCGACCATTATTCTCCATAGTTGGAGAAAATTCTAAACTGCTTACCCCTTTGCTTTCTCTTTATTTTGTGAAGCTCTCATAAGATTTTGGACCTTTAAAAAGATCAAATAAATTCTATGTATCTGGCTTATCGGTGCAATTGGATGTAGGCCGTTAGATTAAACAATGTACCTTCCTAACAAATAGGGAAAAAAATAAAGTTgcacaaaaaaataaaaaaaaaatggTATCATATTATTACTTTTAACGTTTGAATATTtcaaataaataatttaaaatttacGAATTGGGGATAGttatatgaaaaaaaaattgattacAATTTTAAGGCATTAGATATAATGCATTCATGTAGTTTTTTAATTTGAAATAATTCAAAATAATTTATgttttaattattaatatttttttattcattgtatatttaattttaatttatagTAGATATATCAAGTGATAGTGTAAAAGTTTAATATTATTACTCAATCATATCTCATTATAATTGTGAAATATAATTGGATGACAttgtaaaatatttttattgtccCTATATATTTTAGACTATCTCCTTCATATAGACACAACTCATATGTTGCATAGTAGTTTAGGGGTAGAAGGTTCAAGGtggtttttttaccgagataacccagtttttcgaaaaaattcccaaaatatcccacgtttcaaaaaaaatcccaaactaccccacttttaggaggtgtcgccaattggattgacgactcctcttaaaacttaaagggaggcgccaattggattggctagggcaggtccaattggcgcctatgtgtaatttttaagaggaggcgccaatccaattggcgacaCCCTTAAAAGAGgctcaaatggaaaaacctccaacatgaaagttgtagatcttttcaagacaatgaatttggatataaattttgcatcatttggattttttttgagaaagttataggcagttgaagttggactactgagtttttcaactgttatcggacctataatgttttgcactatcgcatgtgtttcttttagaattatgaaattttgtccaacataacatttgaagtagacatctcatATTTTacaatgcacttggtcccacctcaaaataattaaaaatgagtgagttaggtccttgcgaacttgatccaaaattagggtttctgtcaaaatgacctataatgttttgtttcaaaacatt is a window of Lathyrus oleraceus cultivar Zhongwan6 chromosome 6, CAAS_Psat_ZW6_1.0, whole genome shotgun sequence DNA encoding:
- the LOC127095871 gene encoding zinc finger protein ZAT9-like; protein product: MENNGRVCTICNRFFSNGKALGGHIKSHYSKLPIPPKPPLNSQVPEYSVESIQHPSHFITTSSLSIVNARNNSIHNLRSLKRNFYYNLENFDRKTVFEFYPKNPTGKRSKRSRRQFSVVEEKEKNTQFSVVGERGVNSQFHVAVENEESTQFQLVYDDFDMEAAKTLVVICAKEWQQIEEKYYQKKAQICENDTIGSKCDICDEVFQSYQDISGHDKMHKEINNLSEEVGVSGNEDDVVNA